In Haliscomenobacter hydrossis DSM 1100, the DNA window TTGATGTAAATTACCACAATGATCTCACCATTTTACAACAAAATTACCAGGAAATTCTGCATCGGGAGCAGATGTCTTTTTTAACCTATGAAGAAGCCAAGCGAGAAAAAAACAAACTCAGTTTAAGCATTTTACAATTAACCGACCGGATCACCGCGGGAAAACCACCGATTACCATTACCAATTTTCTGGAACAAACCCCCTCTAAAAACCTGGTTTTAATTGTTTTGGCACTTGAAATCGCCATTGGCATTTTGGGCGAATTATTCCCGGAAAAGGTAAAAGTCAATATCGAAAATGTCTTTGGCTCTTCTTACAACATTATGTATTTCGCCGCGTTGGCGCTAACGATTGTGGCCTTTTTATGGTTGTCTTTGAGAAAAGAAAAACCAAAAACACGCCTTGTCGCAACCGATATTTTTTCAAAAGAAGAAGATGGTATCCGCAAAGCATTATTGGATCGATATCGAAGCAGATTAAAACAAAAAACCGATTATCGCCTCCCGGTTACGCTCACCCTGACCTATACCAAAGAAGGCAGTAGCCCCGATTACCTGCATTTTTCCGAAGGCATCGTAGAGGAACAAAGTATTGAAGGCGACCTGGTGGCTACGCTCAAAAAACATCAGCATTTACTCATCATTGGTGACCCCGGTGCCGGAAAAACCACCCAACTTTTAGAATTGGCCAAAGCCTGGTTGGAAAATGGGGAAAACGAAAAAATTCCGGTCATTTTCAACCTCGCGGCCTGGAAAGCAGACGCGCAGCGTTTTGATGAATGGCTGCAAGCGGCCCTTGTCTCCGGCTATGGTTTTTCGAAGGCCTTGGCGAGTGAAGCCATTTTTAAAAGCAAAATCCTGCCTTTGTTGGATGGTTTGGATGAGGTTGGCCGGGACATGCAGACCAAAGCTGAGCAAGCCGAAATGCGCGGCCAATGTTTAAAAGCAATTGATAATTACCTGTCCTTGTTTGATGTCAACTATTTGGCGATTTGTAGTCGCCGTGAGGAATATGCCGCTACAAAGGCGGATGCTCCGGTGAAAGCCACGGTTTTGGTCAATCCGCTAAGCCCCGCTGAAATCAGAGCCACCCTCAAAAAAGCTTTGGCTCAAAAAATCAGCACCAAAGATGAAACTGCTGCGACCACCCTTTTGAACCTGTTGCCCAAACACCCTAGCCTGGAAACGGTGCTTTGTACCCCCTTTTATTACAATATCGCGCTGGAGGTTTTTGATGTGCGGACTGGGGCTCATGAACTACCCGCAGAAAATACGGCGTTGCAGCAATACCTCGTCGAGCATTTTGTGGCCGAAAAATTAGGTCAAACGCCCAATCCGAAAGGGTTTATGGAGGCCAAAACGCGTCATTCTCTGGCTTGGTTGGCGTTTATATTAAATGCTGAAAGTAGGGTGAATTTTGAATTGGTGGATTTTCAACCGCGTCATTTGGAAAAAAAGTGGATGGGTAATTTGGTCTATGGTTTGGTTTTTGGTTTGGTCTTTGGTTTGGTTCTTGGTTTGGTTGTCGGTTTGATTGGAGTTTTGGTCTTCGGTTTGGTCTTCGGTTTCGTAGTCGGCTGGAACTTATATTCGGATGTAAGACCTCAAGAAATAAGAAAGATCAGGTGGTCAAATTTGACAAATAAATCATTGTGGTTAAGCGTTTGGGTCAAAGCTTTGTTCTTCGGTTTGTACTTAGGTTTAATGTCAGAGTCGGTTATCGGTTCGGCCCTCGGTTTGGTTATCGGTTTGAATATAGATTTGGCTGAACATGCTGCTTTTTCTGCCGTAAAAACGCCTTACCATCGGCTTAACAGTAGGATCATAGCTGAGGCATCTAGATGGATGATCATAGCTTTATGTATGCTTTTATTAATACAGTATGGTGCTGACTCAATACAAAAATTTTATGATTTTCTTTACTATTTAGGATTCGGAATTCCGATAAGTATATTCCTAGGTTTAACCTTAACTGCCTTCTTCAAACATCTCATCCTCCGCCTCTGCCTCTACTGGGAAAAAAAACTCCCCCTCCGTTGGGTTTCCTTTTTTAGCTACGCCACTTCTGCCCGCATCCTGGAGCAAGACGGTGGGCAATGGCGTTTTCGGCATCAAATTTTGCAGGATTATTTTGCGGGGAAGTTGAAGCGGGTATCGTAAGCGTTTGCGCCAAACCATCCGAATCGCGTAGCGATGAGCCATTTTGTAGCGGCGGGTTTTAACCCGCCATCAATAGCGTAATGGTGTTTTGGCGTGCCGTAGGTACGACCCATAATCCATCAAAATGTACCGTACCTACGGCACTGTGTTGAAAATCGGGCATTCCATCGGCGGGTTGAAACCCGCCGCTACAAAATGGGTCGTCGCCAAGCGACTGCATTTTTCGGGAGCTGAAATTTTAGAGCATCCAGTTGCATTTCCAATTGTGAAACTACCCGTTTCGCAATTGGAAACGCAAGTAATCAAACCGGAATACATGCTCAATACTGTTTCATTAATTTCGCCACTGCCAGTGGCGAAAAAAAAACCGCCCCCTGATACACAGAAGGCGGCGTTCCTGGGCTTAAAAACCCATCAAGCATTGCATTTATTTGTCTTACTACGGGTTAAGATTGTATTAGGAGTTCTACTTTGCGCTGCAAATGGCAAACCAGAATTCCTAACACAATCTAAGCGATCAATTCCGAATCCAGTACTTCCACTTTGGGGTTACTGTCCTCTATTGGGGTTCCCGTTCCTCCATTGCCTTTGCGGCGGCTGAACAACAACCCAATCCGGTCAACGATGGCATATACAGCGGGGATCACCACCAGGGTCAGCAACATGGAGCTGGTCAAACCACCCACCAGGGCCCAGGCCAGGGCATTTTTCCATTCGGCGCCAGCTCCTTTGGCCAGCGCGATCGGGAGCATCCCCGCTACCATGGCGATGGTGGTCATCAGGATCGGGCGGAGACGGGTGCGGCCCGCCAGGATCAGTGCTTCTTTGTAGTGGTGGCCTTCAGCTTTCATCTGGTTGGCGAAGTCGACCAACAAGATGGCGTTTTTGGCCACCAAACCAATCAACATGATCATCCCCAACATCGCAAAAATATCCAGCGTTTGCATGGTCAGGGCCATCGCCAGCAAGGCACCAACCATGGCTACGGGGATGGAAAACATCACCACCAGGGGATAAATCCAGTTGTCGTAAAGGGCGACCATGATCAGGTACATGAACAATAGCGCCGCGGCCATCGCAATCAACAAGCTGCCAAAGCCTTCGCTTTGGTTTTTGAGGTCACCCTCATACGAAATAGTAACCCCTGGAGGAGGAGGGTTTTCTGCCATTTTGGCCTGGATCTCCGCACCGATGGTACCCGAAGGACGACCGAGTACAAAAGATTTCACGGTTACGGATGCTGCACGGTCTTTGCGTTCGAGCATAGAAGGACCCGTGGTTTGATAAATCCGCGCGAATTGCTCCAGACGGATGAGTTCACCTGCAGGGTTCACAAATCCAACTTGTGATACATCGTCGATGTTTTTGCGGTCGAAATCATCCATCAAGATGTTGATGTCGTATTCGTAAGCTCCGTCGCGGTATTTAGCGTTGTTGTTGCCACTAAAAGCTGTTTGCATGGTGGCACCTACCGTTTGGATATTGAGGCCAAGCTCCGCCATGCGTTGGCGGTCGATGTCGACTTTGATTTCTGGGTTTCCTTCTTCCACGGAGACTTCAGGAGCCAAGGTACCGGGTACTTCTTTAAAAAAGCCCAGTAATTTATTGGCGTATTGCATGGCATCTTCCAGCTTGGTAGCGCCTACAATGACTTGCAAAGGTGCTTCATCGGCTCCACCAAAAAAGCTTACCTGTACCGTTTGGACTTTTACCCCGGGCAGCGCCTTTTCCAACTCGTTGCGTACTTGTTGGGCGTAAACGTCGGCGCGCAGGGCCCGTTCTTCCTTTGGCACCATTTTTACGTTTACCTCCGCCAAATAAGGCGTGGCTTGTCCGCTCAACACCCCGGTAGTACGGCCAATGGTGCTGAAAATATCGGTGATCTCTGGCTTTTTGGCCAGGTATTCTTCCACTTTGTTTACCGCCAGGTTGGTCTCTTTTAAAGTACCATCTTTGGGCAATTCCACCTTGATGATGAACTGACCAGCGTCACTTTGGGAAATAAAGGCTGCTCCAATGTAGCCCCCACCAATCAACCCGAAAGAAGCAATCAGCATGACAAAGGCTATGGCCACAACGGCCAAACTACCCGCCCAATGCCGGAGAACGACCTTCAGCAAATCGGCGTAAGCATCGGTCATCCACACCAAAAAGCGTTCGAAGCCAATGAGCAGCAAGTGCCCAGGGTTTTTAGGGTTCAGCTTGGTGACTTTGGCTACCCGTGAAGCCAACATGGGGGTGACCGTAAAGGAGACCAAGAGCGACATCAAGGTAGAGAACACCACCACCCAGGCAAACTGGCCCATGATGTTGCCTACAATACCTCCGGCCAGCGTAATTGGGAAAAACACCACCACGTCCACCAGGGTAATGGCCAAGGCGGTAAAACCGATTTCATTTCGGCCATCGGCAGCCGCCTGTCGACGGTTTTTGCCCATTTCGAGGTGGCGGTAAATGTTTTCCAAAACCACAATCGAGTCATCCACGAGGATACCAATGACCAAAGACATGGCCAAAAGGGTCATCAGGTTGAGGGTAAAACCCATCAGGTACATGCCAATGAAGGTAGACACCAAAGAGGCCGGAATGGCCACCATGACAATCAGTGAGTTGCGCAAACTGTGCAAGAACACCAACATCACCAGCGCCACCAGAATAATCGCCAGACCAATGTCGTGCATGACCGCATCTACCGCGTCACGGGTAAAGTCGGTGGAGTCATTGGCGATGTTGAATTTGAGGTTTTCTTTTTTAAAGGACTCCTCCAAACTAGCAATTTTTGCCTTGATGCCGTCCGACATCGTCACCGCGTTGGCATCGGGTTGCTTGAGGACGGTGATGCCAATCGCCGACTTGCTGTTGAGGCGCGAGAGGTCAACCATTTCTTTCAGGTCGTCCGAGACCTCGGCTACATCGCGCACTTTGATCAGGGTTCCGGAGTTGGAAACACCTACGGTTACGTCTTTGATGTCTTCCAGGGAGAGGAATTTACCCGCCAGACGCACGGTGATCTGTTCGTTCTCAGACTTTACCTTACCCGTCGGGAATTCCAGGTTGGCCGATTGGATGGCCATCACCAGGTTCAACAAAGACAAACCCTGGCTTTCTAGTTTTTGGCGGTTGATCTGCACTTTGATTTCCCGCTCTTGCCCCCCAATCAAGTTGACCTGACCCACACCGTCTACCTGCGAAAGGGCAGGTTTGATGCGTTGTTTGATCAAATCGTACTGCTGAGCCTGCGGCAAATTGGTGTTTACCGCAATACTCATGATGGGAAAATCATCCGAGCTGAATTTGCCCAGCGCGGGGTCTTTGGCATCTTCTGGCAAAGTGGATTTTACGGCGTTGATTTTGCGTTGCACATCTTGCAGCGCCACATCGGTATTGATCCCGTCTTTGAATTCAACGATTACCGTAGACAAACCCTCGAAGGAAGTAGAGCGGATCGAAACGATCTTTTCTACCCCGGAGATGGCATCTTCAATGGGTTTGGTCAACGAGTTTTCAACCTCCGAAGGCGAAGCACCGGGATAAATGGTACTGACCAGAACGATCGGGGCGTTGAACTTGGGGATGAGCTCGTAGCTCAAATAGGAATAGGAAACTAACCCTAGGAAGGTCATCACCGCAAAAAATACGATGATGAGCGAGGGGCGTTTGATGGCGATTTCGGTTAGTGTCATTTTTTTTAGGTTCGGGGGATTTAGGGTTCGGGGGTTCGGGGGTTCAGAGGTTCGAAGAATGGCACCTCGGCTACGCTCGGCGACCATTCTTCGAACCTTCGAACTACGAACCTTCGAACCCTCTTTCCCCTGGTTAATTATTCTTCAACTTTCACCTTCATGTTGTCTTCCAGGTTGATCTGTCCGGAGCTGACCACAGTTTCGCCAGCTTTGAGGCCGGAAAGCACCGCAGCAAAATCGCCGTAGATGTTGCCAAGCTGGACTGGGCGCAATTTGGCCACACCATTTTCTACCACAAACACCTTGGCATCACGGGCACTACCGACGATGCACTCGCGGGGCAAGGCCAGAATCGAAGCAGAGCGACCCGTATTGAACTCGGCCACACCATCCATACCCGCCTTGAGGGGCGTAGCGGAAGGGTTGGCCAATTCAACTTCTACCAAAAAGCGTTGGGCATTGTCGGCTTTGACATCGATTAGGTTGACTACTCCGACAAAGGCTTTGTTGGGGTACACATCCGTACGGAGTTCTACGCGCTGGCCTTTTTTGATTTGCAACACTTCGTCATCGGTGAGGTAGGCAGCCATTTTGAGGCGGCGAATGTCGATGATGTCCATGATTTTCATCGCTGGGGCGAGGAAAGCACCTTTTTCAACGGTTTTTCCTGAAACGGTACCAGAAATGGGTGCTCTCACGTAGGTCATGCTGATTTGCTTCTCCAACCCACGGATATTGGCTTTGATGTTCTCAATTCCATTTTCGGCATCATCCACTTGTTGTTGGGTTACCCCCCCATCGCCAAGCAGATTTTTGAGGCGAGTCACATCGTTTTCGGCTTTTTTGAGGTTGATGCGCGCCAGGTCGAGTTGGTTTTTCAGCAAATCGTTGTCAACGGCCAGGATCACCGCACCTTCACTTACAAAACTGCCATCCTTGACATTGAGTTGGGTAATGCGGCCCTGGGCCTCACTCATTACTGCCAACTGCTTATAGGGCTGAAACGTACCATTGATCTCAAAACCACCTTGAATGGTTTGGGTGCTCATGGTGGTTACTTTTACCGGGATTTCGACGGTGCGTACCTGGGTCAGTTTGCCGTCGGCTTCAATTTTTTTCTTGTTATCCCCAAGTTTCCAGGCTACGGCTGCAGTCAGGCCACCGAGAACAACCAATGTAATGAGGATACGGATGATATTTTTCATTGCGGTATGTTTGATAAAAAGGGTTATCAGGATTGATTATTTGTACAATTGAGGAATTTTGCCGTTGGCGTAATCCAGGTCAACTTTTGCCAGTTGGTATTGCAGCAGGTTGCTCAGGAAATTGGACTGCACTTCGCGCATGGTTCTTTCGGCCACCAATACTTCGGTCACATTGGCCACACCTTCTTTGTAGCGCTTTTGGGTCACGTTGTACACCTCTTCGGCTACTTTGCGGTTTTCGCGCAAGGCATTCAAGGTATTCCAGTAGCTGAGTACTTGTTGTTTGGCCTGGCTGTGCTGTAGCTGTAGCGATTGCATGGTTTGTTTGCGGTCTTCAGCAATCTTCAACATGTCAATTTTGACCTGTTCTACCTTGCTTTTGCGGTAAAAACCATCAAAGATGGGAATGTTGACATTGAGTCCGATGGCCGAGAAGCTAAACCAGTTTTGGTCTTTACCCAATTCGCCAAATCCATTGCCTTGCCCCTGGAAATTGTAATTGCCAAAAGCACGGAGGGTAGGCCAGGAGGTTGCCCGAAGTTGGTCGGCATTGAGTTGTTGCAGGGTGGTTTGTTGATCCAGCAAGGTCAGGTCCAGTTTGTTCTGGTAGCCAGCTTCCAGGAAAGTGGGATCAACGTTGGGCATCACGATTTCGCTGAGTGTATCACTCAACACAAGTTGAGTTTCCTGAGGCATACTCATCGCAAACTTCAGGGCTTGCAGGCCTTGCTCGTAGTTCAGCTCAAGGTTTTGCAGCTGGGTTTGCAGGGTGATCTGGTTGACGCGCAATTGGTCTACATCCAGCTTTTTGGCCAATCCGTTTTTGTACTGCAAATCGGTTGCTTTCAGCAAACCACCCACTTGTTGGAGGTTGGCTTCAATCAAGTCTTTCTGCTTGGAAATGGTTTGTACCTGGTAATAGAGCTTCACCACGTTGTAGGCGACGTCCTCTTCGGTTTTGAGTTCCACCGTGCTGTTGAAGTTGCCCACCGCTTTAATTGCTTTGATGCCTACCCAGTATTGCTGGCTGTACAGCAATTGGTTTACTTCAGCGCCAGCAGTGGTGTTGAGGTCGGTACCAAATTGCACGGGAACCAGTTCGTCGGGTTTGCCCTGAAAAAAGTTGGGAATCAGCTGGGTGGGTAACTTTGCGTTGTAGGTAAAACCCAAACTTGCATTTACCTGCGGCAATCCGGTACTTTTGTATTCGCGTATTTGCTCCAAAGATTTGCGGGTCTCCAGTTTTGCTTTCTGCAAGATGGGACTGTTTTTTACAGCAAATTGAACACTTTCTTTTACAGATAAAGTGCTTTGTGCAAAGAGGGTACCACTGAAAACGCTTACCAGCAGTACCAACGCCACGCGAAGAGAATTTAGGGATCCATCATAATAACTCATGGCAGTAGTCGGTTTATCTCCACAAATCACATTGTGGGTAATTGTTAAAGGGTTATACATTGGTGATTCAACCTATAAACCTCCAGCCGCTTGTTTGGCTTCCTGGAGGTATTTGGTCATTTTATCCAGTCCTTGTTCGGAGGCTACCCCGCGTACAAAGTGATAGATGTATTCTTTAAAAACCTGATCCGGTTGGAATTCCCGCACCGGAAACAGGGATTGATCAATGGGCAAATAAAGGCTGCCTACGTGCAGGCGGGCCATGATTTCGGGGTTGAGGTCCTTGCGGTAATCTCCTTCGGTCATTCCGCGCTTGAGGTTGTCCAAAATCGATTGATACACATGCTCGCGTTGCATTTTATCAATCATTTCCCAGGCTTCGGGGTAGTATTTTTTGAGGTCGTACACTACACTTGGCGTCAGTTCCTGAAACTGTCCGATGATGTGCCGCGCCAGCAACATGATCTCTTGCAAGGCATTCGCTGCACCCGCCTGGATCAAGTCCATATCGCATACTTCATCGTGAAGATGACTCTCGATGGTTCTGAGGATCAGGTCTTCTTTGTTCTCAAAAAACTGGTACAACGTCTTTTTGGATATTCCGAGTTCCCGGGCAATATCATCCATGCTCACACTTTTGATGCCGTACCGCATAAAGAGTGATTCTGCTCTGCGCATTATTTGCTTGCTCGTGTCCTTGTTGTCCTTGTTTTCCATATTCGGTGCAAATGTACAACTTAAAAACTTTGGAAACTTGAAAAGGTTTTAAAGTTTCCAAAGTTTTTTAAGTTTCTGGACAAAAGACAAGATAAGCCCGATGAAAGTTTCCGATTGGACGATATTTTTTTTGATGGGAGGGAGGGGATGTTGTAAAACGTACGTTGGAAATTACCACCTTGATTGAAAAAACTAAAAACTAAACCGACGATGAATCATGCGTTACCACATCATTGTTGTCGTTTTTCAAAGTGATTTTTAAACTCAAAAAACCAATTAGCCCGGCGATTAATGACGAAAGCAAGATGACAAATTTTGCTTTGTTGATGATGTCTTCGTCGTCGAAAGCCAGTAAGGTGATGAAAATGGACATGGTGAATCCAATTCCGCCTAAAAATCCCACACCTAAAATGGATTTCCAGTTCAGGTCGTCAGGAAGTTTACAAAGTCCGAAGGTGACGGACAAAAAAGTCAGCAGGAAAATGCCCAATGGCTTGCCCACAATGAGCCCAAGTGCAATGCCGATGCTGTAATTTTGGGTCAGGGTATGCCCAATATCTGAACTTAAAACAATGGCTGTATTGGCCAGGGCGAAAATGGGCAAAATGACAAACGCAACGGGTTTGTGCAAGATGTGTTGCAAAATATAAGAAGTGGATTTTTCACCTCCGTTGCCAAACGGGATGGCAAAAGCCAATAACACACCCGTAATCGTGGCGTGAACTCCCGAGTGGAGCATAAAATACCACATGCCTATTCCCCCGACCAGATAAGGAATCAGGTTTCTAACCTTCAATCGGTTGAATGCCAAGAGCAAAGCAAAAATGCCCAGGGCAATAAACAGGTTGGTCCAGAGCAGGGTTTTGGTATAAAAAATGGCAATGATCATGATGGCGCCCAGGTCATCAATCACCGCCAACGCGGTCAAAAATACTTTTAAAGAAGTGGGTACCCGGCTGCCCAACAACGCCAAAATACCCAAGGCAAAGGCAATGTCCGTCGCCATCGGAATTCCTGCCCCCGATTGGGTTGGCGTCCCATAATTGAGCAATAAAAAAAGTCCGGCGGGTACAAAAATACCACCCAGTGCGGCAAACAGGGGCAACAAGGCGTCTTTGACTTTGGAAAGTTCACCTTGATAAATTTCCCGTTCCAACTCCAATCCAATCAGCAAAAAGAAAATCGTCATCAGCCCATCGTTGATCCAGTGTTCAAGGCTGAGTCCGGCATAGCGAAGTTCCCAGAAATGGTGGTATTCTGCGCCCAGGTTTGAATTGGCTACGATTAGCGACAGAATGGTGCATGCGATCAAAATGAGCCCACCAGCTTTTTCACTGTTGAAAAATTCGTTGAATAGTTTGGTTGCTTGCATGTCGTTTTGTCGTTTTGTTTGCTTGGGATAGAAGGTATAATACAACAAACACATGCTTGGAAAGATAGGTTCTTTAGATTTGGTAGAATACTTATCTGGGTTTTAGTAGACATATTTTGGTATCATCCGGTTTTGTTCCCCTGCATTGGACCAAAGCCCCTTTCACTCCCCCTTCAAAAACCCCTCCACCACATACCGCTCCGCAAAACCCGTATTCTTCGCCGCCGCTTCCAAACGCGCGCGCACTGACTTACTCAGCCGATTTTTATTTTCCGCCAAATGCCCCAAAAACACTGTCAACTGATTTTTGGACATTTTTTCCACCTCATTCACCAGGATTTCCGTCACCTTTTCATGGCTGTATTTCAGGTTGTTCAGCAGCAGGGTGCGGGTGTTGATGTCGGTGCTGGTGAAGGTTTGGAAAAAAGGGAGCGCCACCTGCTCCGTCTTCCAGCTTTCTTTGGGCAGCTTTTTTAGGATGTAAATCCTGGTCAGAGGAGACGCCGTGGCGAAAATCTCCTGAATCCGCGGCAGGTTTTGCGCGAAGGCTGTTGCATCCAGTTGTTTAAGGGCAAAAAACTGGTAATCCTCGTAAGGGGAATGCAAAAAAGCCAGGGCCAGGGCCGGGGTGTAAAGACCCAACAAGTGCTGGACGATTTTTTCCTTCACCTCCCCGTGCGCCAAATGCCAGGCCGTGAAGCAGGAATACAAGGCCCCTTCCACCACCGATTCTTTGATCTCCGTTTTGGTTGCGCCCGAAACGGCGTCTACCTCTTTGCCCTGGAAAGTGATTTTTTCGGTGGCCTGTACGTTTTGGTCAAACAGGTCAGCCATGTTTTTGCGCTCCAGGATGGAGTGTTTGTTGAGCAACAGTTCGTGGAATTTGGTGTAGTCTTTGGTTTCAAAAGGTTCGTGGTCGAACTTGGTCAACAAATTATCCTGAAATACCCCGTAACCCACGTAATCACCCACCAGGCTCCAATACAAGGTGAGGTACATGGGTTTGCACAGCCCGTCGATGCACACCGGGGTGATGATGTCCGCAGCGTAGAGCAGGGGCTGTTTTGCTGCATCCGACAAGAGATAAACCGGGTGCTTCAGCAGGCTGTCGCTGCCCTGGAGTTCAAATACCAGTTGTTCGGAGGCGATGCGCTGGTATTCCGGGTTCATGGCGATGTAGAGTGGCGGGTTTTTGGCCAGTTTGGAAGGCTGTATGTACAAAAATCCCAGGCCTAGGACTGCCACAAAAGCAAGGCGCAACAACAAGTGGAAGTTCATATTTGGCAAAATCATAGTATTCATAAAGCGACATTTTTTTACCGCAGAGTAACGGAGTACACGCGGAGTTGCACGGAGTTTTTAGGTTAGACCATCTGCGATGGCCAAGAGTACTCAGAGGCCGCATCGAACGATGGCTAGTACGAAACAATCAAATTTCAATCGTACCCGAACTCCAGCTACCGCAGGTGGCAAACTCCTTAAAACTAAAAAAACTCCGTGCAACTCCGCGTGCACTCCGTTACTCCGCGGTAAAATATGTCGTGGTAAAAATATATCGCTCTTATGCCTAGAACAAGCCCAGTGGCATCGAAACCGGACATTTTTCCTGCATTAAGGTTTGATTACCTGCTGTTTTTCAATCGTCTCCATGTACTCCTGCAAATAAGTCTCATAAATCGCCCGCGGATACACCTTGTATTTGTGGCAAAGCGCGGCCGCAAAACCCACCGCAGCACCCATTTGTCCGGTGGTACGCATCACCCGCGGCCCGCCCAGTCCAATGTGCGAGCAACTGAAGCAACGCCCCGCCATAAACAGGTTGCTGATGTTTTGGGAGTACAAACTCCGATAGGGGATGTAGTAGCGGTTGGTTTTGTAAAACAAGGCTTTGGACAAAAAATCCGGGGTTTCCTCGGTTTGCAAATTCTGCTGAAAATGCACGTCGATCTCCCGTTTTTCCACTACTACCGAATCCGGAAATTGCGCATTGTTGACCACGTCTTTGAAAGTAAAAACATGGTCGCCCACCAGGCGTCGCGACTCCCGTTTGCCCAACAAATACGAGACCCATTGCAGCTGGTATTTTTCGTTGCCCGCGACTTGTTTGGCATTGGAAAAGGAGCCGTAAATCGCTTTCAACAAGTGGTCGCGGATCTCCTCACCGTCTTCAATCTGGTGGAGGTCGTTGCGCGAAAACTCCCAGTACCACTCGCCCGCGGTAGCCTTGTGGTCTTTGGCGATCTCTTTGGCCCAGGGCAATTGTGGAAAGGTTTGGGGCGTCTCGGCAATTTCCGTGCGCCATAAAATCGAGGAACCCATCACGAAGTTATCGGGTTCTTCAGGGCTCCAGAGTTCCCCCCATTCGTTCCAGGCTTCGCCGTATTTGTAGACACTTTCGCGGCCATAAGAATACAGGGCGCCCGCCCAAAAACCGATCCAGCCGTCACCCGTAGCGTCTACAAAGAGGGGCGCTTTGAAGCGGATACGTTTTCCGTTGGAGGTATGCTGGGCATCCACGTATTGAATCACCTGGCTGTCGGCCACGGCATTGTAAGCCCGCCAGTTGTAGTGGATGTCGATGTTTTTGTAGCGTTGTACGTTTTGGTCCCTTTTTTCCTGGTCTTTTTGCGCTTCCGGCGAGCCATTGGGGTAATGTTCGGTGTCGATCATGCGCAGGATGCGTTCAAACTTGCCGTAAATGCCCAGGGTGTGGACGCGGATTTCACTGCTGGCGTTGCCTCCCAAAACGGGGCGGTCGTGAATCAAGGCGACTTTAAGTCCTTTTTCGGCGGCGGCAATGGCGGCGGCACAGCCCGAGAGACCACCACCGGTGACGACCAGATCGTAGGACTTGGTGGTTTCCGGAGACAGGGGTTCTTTCAGCTTCTTTTTGCGCCATTCGGCCAATTCTGGGCCTCCCACTGGCGGCTGTACTTTGACTTTGCTCAGATAAATAGCGTCGCAGCGGGCATTGAACCCGGTGAGGTCGATCAGTTCGATGGACATTTCTTTGGAGGGCAGTACCACTTCGCCAGCGTATTCCCAGGTCCAGTTGGGGGTTTTGCCAAAAATAAAGTCCAGCGTTTTGCCGTTGATGGCCATCTTGAATTGGCCGGGGGCATCCCAGTTGCCGGGCGCCCAGTTTTTGGTTCTGGCC includes these proteins:
- the nhaA gene encoding Na+/H+ antiporter NhaA, giving the protein MQATKLFNEFFNSEKAGGLILIACTILSLIVANSNLGAEYHHFWELRYAGLSLEHWINDGLMTIFFLLIGLELEREIYQGELSKVKDALLPLFAALGGIFVPAGLFLLLNYGTPTQSGAGIPMATDIAFALGILALLGSRVPTSLKVFLTALAVIDDLGAIMIIAIFYTKTLLWTNLFIALGIFALLLAFNRLKVRNLIPYLVGGIGMWYFMLHSGVHATITGVLLAFAIPFGNGGEKSTSYILQHILHKPVAFVILPIFALANTAIVLSSDIGHTLTQNYSIGIALGLIVGKPLGIFLLTFLSVTFGLCKLPDDLNWKSILGVGFLGGIGFTMSIFITLLAFDDEDIINKAKFVILLSSLIAGLIGFLSLKITLKNDNNDVVTHDSSSV
- a CDS encoding TolC family protein gives rise to the protein MYNPLTITHNVICGDKPTTAMSYYDGSLNSLRVALVLLVSVFSGTLFAQSTLSVKESVQFAVKNSPILQKAKLETRKSLEQIREYKSTGLPQVNASLGFTYNAKLPTQLIPNFFQGKPDELVPVQFGTDLNTTAGAEVNQLLYSQQYWVGIKAIKAVGNFNSTVELKTEEDVAYNVVKLYYQVQTISKQKDLIEANLQQVGGLLKATDLQYKNGLAKKLDVDQLRVNQITLQTQLQNLELNYEQGLQALKFAMSMPQETQLVLSDTLSEIVMPNVDPTFLEAGYQNKLDLTLLDQQTTLQQLNADQLRATSWPTLRAFGNYNFQGQGNGFGELGKDQNWFSFSAIGLNVNIPIFDGFYRKSKVEQVKIDMLKIAEDRKQTMQSLQLQHSQAKQQVLSYWNTLNALRENRKVAEEVYNVTQKRYKEGVANVTEVLVAERTMREVQSNFLSNLLQYQLAKVDLDYANGKIPQLYK
- a CDS encoding FAD-dependent oxidoreductase; its protein translation is MKSKKPIGLLILLLFPLLTFAQKDALIEAESFIDKGYWVTDPQFIQQMGSTYLMAHGMGTPVKNASTKVAMPAKGKYHLWARTKNWAPGNWDAPGQFKMAINGKTLDFIFGKTPNWTWEYAGEVVLPSKEMSIELIDLTGFNARCDAIYLSKVKVQPPVGGPELAEWRKKKLKEPLSPETTKSYDLVVTGGGLSGCAAAIAAAEKGLKVALIHDRPVLGGNASSEIRVHTLGIYGKFERILRMIDTEHYPNGSPEAQKDQEKRDQNVQRYKNIDIHYNWRAYNAVADSQVIQYVDAQHTSNGKRIRFKAPLFVDATGDGWIGFWAGALYSYGRESVYKYGEAWNEWGELWSPEEPDNFVMGSSILWRTEIAETPQTFPQLPWAKEIAKDHKATAGEWYWEFSRNDLHQIEDGEEIRDHLLKAIYGSFSNAKQVAGNEKYQLQWVSYLLGKRESRRLVGDHVFTFKDVVNNAQFPDSVVVEKREIDVHFQQNLQTEETPDFLSKALFYKTNRYYIPYRSLYSQNISNLFMAGRCFSCSHIGLGGPRVMRTTGQMGAAVGFAAALCHKYKVYPRAIYETYLQEYMETIEKQQVIKP
- a CDS encoding TetR/AcrR family transcriptional regulator produces the protein MRRAESLFMRYGIKSVSMDDIARELGISKKTLYQFFENKEDLILRTIESHLHDEVCDMDLIQAGAANALQEIMLLARHIIGQFQELTPSVVYDLKKYYPEAWEMIDKMQREHVYQSILDNLKRGMTEGDYRKDLNPEIMARLHVGSLYLPIDQSLFPVREFQPDQVFKEYIYHFVRGVASEQGLDKMTKYLQEAKQAAGGL